In a single window of the Oryctolagus cuniculus chromosome 2, mOryCun1.1, whole genome shotgun sequence genome:
- the DKK4 gene encoding dickkopf-related protein 4: MAAAVLLGLGWLCAPLAALVLDFNDIRSSADGQGARQGPQCLSDRDCSPRRFCLQPRDEKPFCATCRGLRRRCQRASMCCPGALCLNDVCTSADEVTTRLERQSEDQDATESRGSTEHSIDENQPQRKPNPKRPQGGKGQEGESCLRTLDCGPGLCCARHFWTKICKPVLLEGQVCSRKGHKDPAQGPEIFQRCDCGPGLSCRSQATGNRQHARLRVCQKHR, translated from the exons ATGGCCGCGGCCGTGCTGCTGGGGCTCGGCTGGCTCTGCGCGCCGCTGGCAGCGCTGGTGCTGGACTTCAACGACATCCGCAGCTCGGCCGACGGGCAGGGGGCGCGCCAG gggccacagtgcctgtccgACAGAGACTGCAGTCCCAGGAGGTTCTGCCTGCAGCCCCGCGATGAGAAGCCGTTCTGCGCCACGTGCCGAGGGCTCCGGCGGCGGTGCCAGCGCGCCAGCATGTGCTGCCCAGGGGCGCTGTGCCTGAACG ATGTCTGTACGTCAGCGGACGAAGTGACCACGCGACTGGAAAGACAAAGCGAGGACCAGGATGCCACAGAATCAAGAGGGTCAACTGAGCACTCGATCGATGAAAACCAACCCCAAAGGAAGCCAAACCCTAAGAGACCACAAGGCGGCAAGG GACAAGAAGGGGAGAGCTGTCTGAGGACTCTGGACTGTGGCCCTGGGCTTTGCTGTGCGCGTCATTTTTGGACGAAGATCTGTAAGCCGGTCctgctggaggggcaggtgtgttCCAGGAAGGGGCACAAAGACCCCGCTCAGGGTCCGGAGATCTTCCAGCGTTGTGACTGTGGCCCCGGGCTGTCGTGTCGAAGTCAGGCGACCGGCAACCGACAACACGCACGGTTGAGAGTCTGCCAGAAGCACAGATAA